A genomic stretch from Neomonachus schauinslandi chromosome 16, ASM220157v2, whole genome shotgun sequence includes:
- the LOC110590308 gene encoding interferon lambda-1 isoform X1, with protein sequence MATMWVLVLVTAGLSLARAGPVPTSKPTTTWKRCDIGRFKSLSPRELEAFKKAKDALENSLKNWSCGSRLFPRNRDLNQLQVWERPVALEAELALTLKVLETMADRSQGGILDQPLHTLRHIRSELQACVEAQPTAGPQPRGRLHHWLHRLHEASKKESQGCLEASVLFNLFRLLKKDLECVASGDLCV encoded by the exons ATGGCCACGATGTGGGTCCTGGTGCTGGTGACTGCAGGGCTGAGCTTGGCCAGAGCTGGCCCTGTCCCCACGTCCAAGCCCACCACAACCTGGAAGCGCTGTGACATTGGCAGGTTCAAATCTCTGTCACCAAGGGAGCTGGAGGCCTTCAAGAAGGCCAAGGATGCCTTG GAAAATTCACTAAAAAACTGGAGTTGCGGCTCCCGCCTCTTCCCTAGAAACCGGGACCTGAACCAGCTGCAG GTGTGGGAGCGCCCTGTAGCCTTGGAGGCTGAGCTGGCCTTGACCCTGAAGGTCCTGGAGACCATGGCTGACAGGTCCCAGGGGGGCATCCTGGACCAGCCCCTTCACACGCTGCGCCACATCCGCTCCGAGCTCCAGGCCTGT GTCGAGGCTCAGCCCACAGCAGGCCCCCAGCCCCGAGGCCGCCTCCACCACTGGCTGCACCGGCTCCACGAGGCCTCAAAGAAG GAGTCTCAAGGTTGCCTCGAGGCCTCTGTCCTGTTCAACCTCTTCCGCCTCCTCAAAAAGGACCTGGAATGTGTCGCCAGTGGAGACCTGTGTGTCTAG
- the LOC110590308 gene encoding interferon lambda-1 isoform X2, whose protein sequence is MATMWVLVLVTAGLSLARAGPVPTSKPTTTWKRCDIGRFKSLSPRELEAFKKAKDALENSLKNWSCGSRLFPRNRDLNQLQVWERPVALEAELALTLKVLETMADRSQGGILDQPLHTLRHIRSELQACVSAQPTAGPQPRGRLHHWLHRLHEASKKESQGCLEASVLFNLFRLLKKDLECVASGDLCV, encoded by the exons ATGGCCACGATGTGGGTCCTGGTGCTGGTGACTGCAGGGCTGAGCTTGGCCAGAGCTGGCCCTGTCCCCACGTCCAAGCCCACCACAACCTGGAAGCGCTGTGACATTGGCAGGTTCAAATCTCTGTCACCAAGGGAGCTGGAGGCCTTCAAGAAGGCCAAGGATGCCTTG GAAAATTCACTAAAAAACTGGAGTTGCGGCTCCCGCCTCTTCCCTAGAAACCGGGACCTGAACCAGCTGCAG GTGTGGGAGCGCCCTGTAGCCTTGGAGGCTGAGCTGGCCTTGACCCTGAAGGTCCTGGAGACCATGGCTGACAGGTCCCAGGGGGGCATCCTGGACCAGCCCCTTCACACGCTGCGCCACATCCGCTCCGAGCTCCAGGCCTGTGTGAgt GCTCAGCCCACAGCAGGCCCCCAGCCCCGAGGCCGCCTCCACCACTGGCTGCACCGGCTCCACGAGGCCTCAAAGAAG GAGTCTCAAGGTTGCCTCGAGGCCTCTGTCCTGTTCAACCTCTTCCGCCTCCTCAAAAAGGACCTGGAATGTGTCGCCAGTGGAGACCTGTGTGTCTAG